One Candidatus Bathyarchaeia archaeon DNA segment encodes these proteins:
- the amrS gene encoding AmmeMemoRadiSam system radical SAM enzyme, which translates to MKEAMFYHRLEGGDVKCDLCNHRCHVRNNGRGICYVRENKNGVLYTLVYGKLISRAVDPVEKKPLFHFYPGSSAYSIATVGCNFRCLNCQNYEISQMPRETKKIVGEDATPESVVEEARLYRSKSIAYTYTEPTVFYEFAYDVARLASKEGIKNVFVTNGYITEEALKEIRPYLDAANIDLKGFSDEFYRKNCGARLDLVLDTIRSYKKMGIWIELTTLLIPTLNDDEAQLKAIADFIVNLDPGIPWHISRFYPMYKLLDLPETPMKSLDSARRIGIEAGLRYVYQGNVPGSEGENTYCHRCGELLIHRYGYRILEYKIKDGQCPRCGVKIDGVWT; encoded by the coding sequence TTGAAGGAGGCTATGTTTTATCATAGGCTTGAGGGTGGTGACGTGAAATGTGATTTATGTAATCATCGTTGTCATGTAAGGAATAACGGGAGGGGCATATGCTATGTCAGGGAGAATAAGAACGGCGTCTTATACACCCTGGTTTACGGTAAATTGATTTCCAGGGCTGTTGACCCAGTTGAGAAAAAGCCTTTATTCCATTTCTACCCCGGCTCATCCGCCTACTCGATCGCTACTGTTGGCTGTAACTTCAGATGCTTAAACTGTCAAAACTATGAGATTTCTCAGATGCCCAGGGAAACGAAAAAAATTGTCGGCGAGGATGCGACCCCTGAATCAGTGGTTGAGGAGGCAAGGCTATACCGCTCTAAAAGCATAGCGTACACGTACACCGAACCCACCGTGTTCTACGAGTTCGCGTACGACGTAGCCCGCCTCGCCTCTAAGGAGGGAATTAAAAACGTGTTCGTCACGAACGGATACATCACGGAAGAGGCTTTAAAGGAGATAAGACCATACCTGGACGCCGCGAACATAGACCTCAAAGGATTCTCCGACGAGTTCTACCGTAAGAATTGTGGAGCCAGATTAGACCTAGTCTTGGACACGATCAGATCCTACAAGAAAATGGGGATATGGATCGAATTAACTACGCTTCTCATCCCAACACTTAACGACGATGAAGCCCAGTTGAAGGCGATCGCAGACTTCATCGTAAACTTGGACCCCGGAATCCCGTGGCATATATCCCGCTTCTATCCCATGTACAAGCTGTTGGATTTACCTGAAACCCCCATGAAAAGCTTAGATTCAGCCCGGCGGATTGGAATCGAAGCCGGGTTAAGATACGTTTATCAAGGAAACGTTCCAGGCTCGGAGGGAGAAAACACCTACTGCCATCGATGCGGAGAGCTTCTCATCCACCGATACGGATACCGCATACTAGAGTATAAAATCAAGGATGGACAATGCCCTCGATGCGGGGTAAAAATCGATGGAGTTTGGACGTGA